The following proteins come from a genomic window of Sphaerisporangium rubeum:
- a CDS encoding TetR/AcrR family transcriptional regulator, protein MPHERSGALTRARILDAAVELMRTLGLARVTTKEIAKAAGCSEAALYRHFSGKEELFVTVLQERMPPFTALLARLAEDSGERTPVECLVEVATVATRFYEATMPVASSLFAEPALLERHREGMRKIGAGPQKPLEFLTDLLRTMRSRGVFRADADVESAAALLLGACYQRAFLSHFMGPEVHERSLDDFAAGLAGTVLRGIA, encoded by the coding sequence ATGCCACATGAGCGCAGCGGTGCCCTCACCCGGGCCCGCATCCTGGACGCGGCGGTCGAGCTCATGCGGACGCTCGGGCTGGCGCGGGTCACGACCAAGGAGATCGCCAAGGCGGCCGGGTGCTCCGAGGCGGCCCTTTACCGGCACTTCTCCGGCAAGGAGGAGTTGTTCGTGACGGTGCTGCAGGAGCGCATGCCGCCGTTCACGGCGTTGCTGGCCCGGCTGGCGGAGGACTCGGGGGAACGGACGCCGGTCGAGTGCCTGGTCGAGGTCGCGACGGTGGCCACGCGGTTCTACGAGGCCACCATGCCGGTCGCGTCGTCGCTGTTCGCGGAACCCGCCTTGCTGGAGCGGCACCGCGAGGGGATGCGCAAGATCGGCGCGGGGCCGCAGAAGCCGTTGGAGTTCCTCACCGATCTGCTGCGCACGATGCGGTCACGGGGGGTCTTCCGCGCGGACGCCGACGTGGAGTCGGCGGCGGCGCTGCTGCTCGGCGCCTGCTACCAGCGCGCCTTCCTCAGTCATTTCATGGGGCCCGAGGTGCACGAGCGCTCACTGGACGACTTCGCGGCGGGGCTGGCCGGCACGGTGCTGCGCGGCATCGCCTGA
- a CDS encoding 3-hydroxyacyl-CoA dehydrogenase NAD-binding domain-containing protein — protein MSGITEIFDDEVVTHALVRDVRLPDGAGTMALITLDNGFDHTKPSTFGPRGLTELGAALDAIEARDDIAAVGVTGKPFIFAVGADLKGAALVRAREQAEELGALGHEVFRRLGEMEVPSFAYVNGAAMGGGLEVALHCTYRTISSGVTAVALPECFLGLVPGWGGTQLLPRLIGPTNALKLIIDNPLAQNRMIDGREAYRLGVADAIFDAADFLEESLRWTARVLTGEAAVARPPFTADADAWQAAVDAARGALDLKVRGASPAPYRALELIEQARTASRDEGFAAETRVLADLLMGDELRAGLYSFDLVQRRAKRPAGAPDKALARPVTKVGVVGAGLMASQLALLFARRLEVPVVLTDLDRTRLDKGVAYVHDEIGRLLAKGRIDADKANRLKGLVSGSLTKDAFAGADLVIEAVFEDLKVKKQVFAEVEDVVGPECVLATNTSSLPVTAMAADLRHPERVVGLHFFNPVAVLPLLEIVRGDRTDDATLATAFAVGKSLRKSSVLVKDAPAFVVNRLLVRLMGEVIGAVDEGTTIEVADHALDGLGLPMTPFTLLQLVGPAVALHVAETLHEAFPSRFRVSDNLAELVKAGKPGVYAADLSVDPEARAIFAGSGTGPGADEVRDRALRALAEEIRLMLDEGVVAAAQDIDLCLILGAGWPFHTGGITPYLDRTGVSAAVNGRAFLDPGVASVPA, from the coding sequence GTGAGCGGCATCACCGAGATCTTCGACGACGAGGTCGTCACCCACGCGCTGGTGCGCGACGTGAGGCTGCCGGACGGCGCCGGCACGATGGCGCTGATCACGCTGGACAACGGCTTCGACCACACCAAGCCGAGCACGTTCGGGCCGCGTGGCCTGACCGAGCTCGGCGCGGCGCTGGACGCGATCGAGGCGCGGGACGACATCGCCGCGGTCGGCGTCACCGGCAAGCCGTTCATCTTCGCGGTGGGTGCCGACCTCAAGGGTGCGGCGCTGGTGCGGGCCCGCGAGCAGGCCGAGGAGCTCGGCGCGCTCGGCCACGAGGTGTTCCGGCGGCTCGGCGAGATGGAGGTGCCGTCGTTCGCGTACGTCAACGGCGCGGCGATGGGAGGCGGCCTGGAGGTCGCGCTCCACTGCACCTACCGCACGATCTCCTCGGGGGTCACCGCGGTCGCGCTGCCTGAGTGCTTCCTCGGCCTGGTGCCGGGCTGGGGTGGCACGCAGCTGCTGCCGCGGCTGATCGGGCCCACCAACGCGCTCAAGCTGATCATCGACAACCCTCTGGCGCAGAACCGCATGATCGACGGCAGGGAGGCGTACCGGCTCGGCGTCGCCGACGCGATCTTCGACGCGGCCGACTTCCTGGAGGAGTCGCTGCGCTGGACGGCCCGGGTGCTGACCGGTGAGGCCGCCGTCGCGCGGCCGCCGTTCACCGCGGACGCCGACGCGTGGCAGGCCGCCGTGGACGCCGCGCGCGGCGCGCTCGACCTCAAGGTGCGCGGCGCGTCGCCGGCGCCGTACCGCGCTCTCGAGCTGATCGAGCAGGCGCGCACCGCGAGCAGGGACGAGGGTTTCGCGGCCGAGACGCGGGTGCTCGCCGACCTGCTGATGGGTGACGAGCTGCGCGCCGGGCTGTACTCGTTCGACCTGGTGCAGCGGCGGGCCAAGCGGCCCGCCGGCGCGCCGGACAAGGCGCTGGCGCGGCCGGTCACCAAGGTCGGCGTGGTCGGCGCGGGCCTGATGGCCTCACAGCTGGCGCTGCTGTTCGCGCGCCGCCTGGAGGTCCCGGTGGTGCTCACCGACCTGGACCGGACGCGGCTGGACAAAGGCGTGGCGTACGTCCACGACGAGATCGGCCGGCTGCTCGCCAAGGGCCGGATCGACGCCGACAAGGCGAACCGGTTGAAGGGCCTGGTCAGCGGATCGCTGACCAAGGACGCCTTCGCGGGGGCCGATCTGGTGATCGAGGCCGTCTTCGAGGACCTCAAGGTCAAGAAGCAGGTGTTCGCCGAGGTCGAGGACGTCGTCGGGCCCGAGTGCGTGCTCGCGACCAACACCTCCTCGCTGCCTGTCACCGCGATGGCGGCCGACCTGCGGCACCCCGAGCGGGTCGTGGGCCTGCACTTCTTCAACCCGGTGGCGGTGCTGCCGCTGCTGGAGATCGTGCGTGGCGACCGCACCGACGACGCCACGCTGGCCACGGCGTTCGCGGTCGGCAAGTCGCTGCGCAAGTCGAGCGTCCTGGTGAAGGACGCGCCGGCGTTCGTGGTGAACCGGCTGCTCGTCCGCCTCATGGGTGAGGTGATCGGCGCGGTCGACGAAGGCACGACCATCGAGGTGGCCGACCACGCGCTGGACGGCCTCGGCCTGCCGATGACACCGTTCACCCTGCTCCAGCTCGTCGGCCCGGCCGTCGCGCTGCATGTCGCGGAGACGCTGCACGAGGCGTTCCCGTCCCGGTTCCGGGTCTCGGACAACCTCGCCGAGCTGGTGAAGGCCGGCAAGCCGGGGGTGTACGCGGCGGACCTGAGCGTCGACCCCGAGGCGCGCGCGATCTTCGCAGGGTCCGGCACGGGGCCAGGCGCGGACGAGGTGCGCGACCGCGCGCTGCGGGCCCTCGCCGAGGAGATCCGGCTGATGCTGGACGAAGGCGTGGTCGCCGCGGCGCAGGACATCGACCTGTGCCTGATCCTCGGCGCCGGCTGGCCGTTCCACACCGGCGGCATCACGCCGTACCTGGACCGCACCGGTGTCTCCGCCGCGGTCAACGGCCGCGCGTTCCTCGACCCCGGGGTGGCCTCGGTCCCCGCCTGA
- a CDS encoding NAD(P)-dependent oxidoreductase translates to MKITVFGGTGRTGQHIVRQALDAGHEVAAVVRDPARLPISHSALEVITADLTSPAPLRPALTGREAVISAIGPRTRKDVGVASNATRVILRAMDQSDIRRVVLLSAAPVGPVPEGESLIYRTVLYPLLRRILRDPYADLAAMEEEARRSNTEWTVIRPPRLTDKPLTERYRREIGSNVPRGHFLSRADLAHAMLAALEDPATVKQPVGVAY, encoded by the coding sequence ATGAAAATCACCGTCTTCGGCGGCACCGGTCGCACAGGGCAGCACATCGTCCGCCAGGCCCTGGACGCCGGCCACGAGGTCGCCGCCGTAGTCCGCGACCCCGCACGCCTCCCGATCAGCCACTCGGCCCTGGAAGTCATCACCGCCGACCTCACCTCCCCCGCACCTCTCCGTCCCGCACTCACCGGCCGCGAAGCCGTCATCTCCGCCATCGGCCCCCGCACCCGCAAGGACGTCGGCGTGGCCTCCAACGCCACCCGCGTCATCCTCCGCGCCATGGACCAGAGCGACATCCGCCGAGTGGTCCTCCTCAGCGCCGCACCCGTGGGCCCCGTCCCCGAAGGGGAGAGCCTCATCTACCGAACAGTCCTCTACCCCCTGCTCCGCCGCATCCTGCGCGACCCCTACGCCGACCTCGCCGCCATGGAAGAAGAAGCCCGCCGCAGCAACACCGAATGGACCGTCATCCGGCCCCCCCGCCTCACCGACAAACCCCTCACAGAGCGCTACCGCCGAGAAATAGGCTCCAACGTCCCACGAGGCCACTTCCTCTCCCGAGCCGACCTGGCCCACGCCATGCTCGCCGCTCTGGAAGACCCCGCCACCGTCAAACAACCCGTAGGCGTCGCCTACTGA
- a CDS encoding putative RNA methyltransferase: protein MLADVIEHLACPVCRGDLTLAGGTARCLNGHAFDVARQGYVSLRTGSAPAGTADTPAMVEARAAFLGAGHFAPVAARLRELAESAHVVLDAGAGTGYHLATALRPEAAGIALDISKHALRRAARAHPRIGAAVADVWRPLPVKDARADLLLNVFAPRNGPEFARVLAPGGTLAVVTPTSRHLSPLVGRLGLLSVGEDKERRLGETLSGRFTEAEHMIEEYEISLGHEDVEAAVAMGPSAWHTDPVARKIAISRLPDVLAVNVSCRISVFRKIT from the coding sequence ATGCTGGCCGACGTCATCGAGCACCTCGCCTGTCCGGTGTGCCGGGGGGACCTGACCCTCGCCGGCGGGACGGCGCGCTGCCTGAACGGCCACGCCTTCGACGTCGCGCGCCAGGGGTACGTGAGCCTGCGCACCGGCTCCGCGCCGGCCGGCACGGCCGACACCCCGGCCATGGTGGAGGCCCGCGCCGCGTTCCTCGGCGCCGGGCACTTCGCTCCGGTGGCGGCACGCCTGCGCGAGTTGGCCGAGTCGGCGCACGTCGTGCTGGACGCCGGGGCCGGCACCGGGTACCACCTGGCCACGGCGCTTCGGCCGGAGGCCGCCGGCATCGCGCTGGACATCTCCAAGCACGCGCTCAGGCGTGCCGCGCGGGCCCATCCCCGCATCGGGGCCGCGGTGGCCGATGTGTGGCGTCCGCTGCCGGTGAAGGACGCGAGAGCCGATCTGCTGCTCAACGTGTTCGCGCCGCGCAACGGGCCCGAGTTCGCCAGGGTGCTGGCCCCCGGCGGCACGCTGGCCGTCGTGACCCCGACGTCCCGCCACCTTTCGCCCCTGGTCGGCCGGCTCGGTCTGCTGTCGGTCGGCGAGGACAAGGAGCGGCGTCTCGGCGAGACGCTGTCCGGCCGGTTCACCGAGGCGGAGCACATGATCGAGGAGTACGAGATCTCGCTCGGCCACGAGGACGTGGAGGCCGCCGTCGCGATGGGGCCGAGCGCCTGGCACACTGACCCGGTGGCTCGGAAGATCGCGATATCCCGCCTGCCGGACGTGCTCGCCGTGAATGTGTCGTGCAGGATCTCGGTGTTCCGTAAGATCACCTGA
- a CDS encoding MBL fold metallo-hydrolase, with protein sequence MSYVPRLVDGVEVTPILDAVGPLGAGLRRPLTELFSGGSAEDWDVVGDGEWVLHFRCYLLRGPGRVVLVDAGIGGNDSPASTWAPVPGRLVQELAGVGVAPGDVDTVVLTHLHSDHASGAIGEGVPVFPNARHVIQRAEIEWIEGGGPSPTLERVVRPLTMLIDAVNGAAPVMPGVRVAPAPGHTPGHQVVEVGNVTLTGDLVVHPVQVVNPRVVYAHDEDSERAVESRRAVLDGVRARGGAIGTSHFAEPFTELG encoded by the coding sequence ATGTCGTACGTGCCCAGGCTGGTGGACGGGGTCGAGGTCACGCCGATTCTGGACGCGGTGGGGCCGTTGGGGGCGGGGTTGCGGCGGCCGTTGACGGAGCTGTTCTCCGGGGGGTCGGCGGAGGACTGGGACGTCGTGGGGGACGGGGAGTGGGTTCTGCACTTCCGGTGTTATCTGTTGCGGGGGCCGGGCCGGGTCGTGCTGGTGGACGCGGGGATCGGGGGGAACGATTCTCCGGCGTCCACGTGGGCTCCGGTGCCGGGGAGGCTGGTACAGGAGCTGGCGGGGGTGGGGGTGGCGCCAGGGGATGTGGACACGGTCGTGCTCACGCATCTGCACAGTGATCACGCGAGTGGGGCGATCGGGGAAGGGGTGCCGGTCTTTCCGAACGCGCGGCATGTGATCCAGCGGGCCGAGATCGAGTGGATCGAGGGGGGTGGGCCGAGTCCCACTCTGGAGCGGGTGGTGCGGCCGCTCACGATGCTGATCGACGCGGTGAACGGTGCGGCGCCGGTCATGCCGGGGGTGCGCGTGGCGCCGGCGCCGGGGCACACGCCGGGGCACCAGGTGGTCGAGGTGGGGAACGTGACGCTGACCGGGGATCTGGTGGTTCATCCCGTGCAGGTGGTCAACCCCCGGGTCGTGTACGCGCACGACGAGGACTCCGAGCGGGCCGTGGAGAGCAGGCGGGCCGTCCTGGACGGCGTGCGGGCCAGAGGCGGCGCGATCGGCACGTCCCACTTCGCGGAACCGTTCACCGAGCTCGGGTGA
- a CDS encoding acetyl-CoA C-acyltransferase: MPTSRDVVFVDGVRTPFGRSGPKGLYAETRADDLAVRVIRELMRRNPGLPPERVDEVAIAATTQIGDQGLTIGRSVAVLAGLPKSVPGYAIDRMCAGAMTAVTNVAGGIAFGAYDVAIAGGVEHMGRHPMGEGIDPNPRFLSEKLVDGSALVMGMTAENLHDRYPEIGKERADAYAVASQEKVAKAYANNKIQPDLVPTAIRTGALGWGLATEDEPPRPGTTMEGLASLKTPFRPHGRVTAGNAAGLNDGATGCVVAAADVAAELGLTAKMRLVSYAFAGVDPEVMGVGPIPSTERALRLAGLSIEDMGLVEINEAFAVQVLAFLSHFGIADDDPRVNPYGGAIAFGHPLASSGVRLMTQLARQFGERPDVRYGLTTMCVGMGMGGTVVWENLAWEGAK, translated from the coding sequence GTGCCAACGTCTCGTGACGTCGTCTTCGTCGACGGCGTGCGCACACCGTTCGGGAGGTCCGGGCCGAAGGGCCTGTACGCCGAGACGCGCGCCGACGACCTGGCGGTGCGCGTCATCCGTGAACTCATGCGCCGCAACCCCGGCCTGCCGCCTGAGCGGGTGGACGAGGTCGCGATCGCGGCCACCACCCAGATCGGCGACCAGGGCCTCACCATCGGCCGGTCCGTCGCCGTGCTCGCCGGCCTGCCGAAGTCCGTGCCGGGGTACGCGATCGACCGCATGTGCGCGGGTGCGATGACGGCGGTCACCAACGTCGCAGGCGGCATCGCGTTCGGCGCGTACGACGTCGCCATCGCCGGTGGGGTCGAGCACATGGGACGCCACCCGATGGGTGAGGGGATCGACCCGAACCCGCGTTTCCTGTCGGAGAAGCTGGTGGACGGGTCGGCGCTGGTCATGGGGATGACGGCGGAGAACCTGCACGACCGCTACCCCGAGATCGGCAAGGAGCGCGCCGACGCCTACGCCGTCGCCTCGCAGGAGAAGGTCGCCAAGGCGTACGCCAACAACAAGATCCAGCCCGACCTGGTGCCGACGGCGATCCGCACCGGCGCGCTCGGCTGGGGCCTCGCCACCGAGGACGAGCCGCCGCGGCCCGGCACCACCATGGAGGGCCTGGCGTCGCTCAAGACGCCGTTCCGGCCGCACGGCCGGGTCACGGCGGGGAACGCGGCGGGGCTGAACGACGGGGCCACCGGGTGCGTGGTCGCCGCGGCCGACGTGGCGGCCGAGCTCGGCCTCACCGCGAAGATGCGGCTGGTGTCGTACGCCTTCGCCGGGGTGGATCCCGAGGTCATGGGGGTCGGGCCGATCCCGTCGACCGAGCGCGCGCTGCGCCTCGCCGGGCTGTCCATCGAGGACATGGGCCTGGTGGAGATCAACGAGGCGTTCGCCGTGCAGGTGCTCGCCTTCCTGTCGCACTTCGGGATCGCCGACGACGACCCGCGGGTCAACCCGTACGGCGGGGCCATCGCGTTCGGCCACCCGCTGGCCTCCTCGGGGGTGCGGCTGATGACGCAGCTCGCGCGCCAGTTCGGCGAGCGGCCCGACGTGCGGTACGGGCTGACCACGATGTGCGTCGGCATGGGAATGGGTGGGACGGTCGTCTGGGAGAACCTCGCCTGGGAGGGCGCCAAGTGA